A region of Nitrosomonas stercoris DNA encodes the following proteins:
- a CDS encoding cell division topological specificity factor, with translation MSLLDYFRSSKSKTASVAKERLQILVAHERYYRNKPSYLPQLQEELMQVIRKYVQVDQDAISVKFEQDDNQETLELNIVLPDTQNTRDPQQDMVRNAL, from the coding sequence ATGAGTTTATTGGATTATTTCAGATCATCTAAATCTAAAACAGCCTCGGTTGCCAAGGAAAGATTACAGATTCTTGTCGCGCATGAACGCTATTATCGGAATAAGCCATCTTATTTGCCACAGCTGCAAGAAGAGCTCATGCAGGTGATTCGTAAATATGTTCAGGTGGATCAGGATGCCATCTCGGTAAAATTCGAGCAAGATGATAACCAGGAAACACTGGAGCTTAATATCGTTCTGCCGGACACACAAAATACGCGAGACCCACAGCAGGATATGGTCAGGAATGCGCTGTAA
- a CDS encoding septum site-determining protein MinD: MARIIVVTSGKGGVGKTTTSAAIAMGLAKRGHKTAVVDFDVGLRNLDLIMGCERRVVYDFVNVINGEANLNQALIRDKNCNQLYILPASQTRDKDALSLEGVGKVLEELSNDFKYIVCDSPAGIERGASLAMYYADDAFVVTNPEVSSVRDSDRMLGILASKSRRAELNMEPIKEYLLLSRYDPDRVDSGEMLSLEDVQEILSLHLLGVIPESKSVLNASNAGFPVILDEKSDAGQAYADIVARYLGEKRPLRFVDSKKGFFRKLFGGK; this comes from the coding sequence TTGGCAAGAATCATTGTTGTAACTTCCGGAAAGGGAGGCGTTGGAAAAACCACGACCAGTGCCGCTATTGCTATGGGATTGGCTAAACGTGGGCATAAAACCGCTGTGGTTGATTTTGACGTTGGTTTACGCAATCTGGATTTGATTATGGGATGCGAGCGGCGAGTGGTGTATGATTTTGTCAATGTCATAAATGGAGAGGCAAATCTTAATCAGGCGCTTATCCGGGATAAAAATTGCAATCAGCTTTATATTCTTCCCGCCTCGCAAACACGTGATAAGGATGCCTTGAGTCTGGAGGGTGTAGGTAAAGTACTGGAGGAGCTTTCCAACGATTTCAAATATATCGTTTGTGATTCTCCAGCGGGTATTGAAAGAGGTGCTAGTTTGGCGATGTATTATGCGGATGATGCTTTTGTAGTCACCAATCCGGAAGTTTCATCTGTTCGGGATTCAGATCGAATGCTAGGGATTTTAGCTAGTAAATCACGGCGGGCAGAGTTGAATATGGAGCCGATCAAAGAATATTTACTGTTGTCACGTTATGATCCAGATAGAGTGGATTCCGGGGAAATGTTGAGTCTGGAAGATGTGCAGGAGATTTTATCGTTGCATTTGCTAGGTGTGATTCCGGAATCCAAGTCGGTATTAAACGCATCCAACGCAGGTTTTCCGGTAATTCTGGATGAAAAAAGTGATGCCGGACAAGCCTATGCAGATATAGTGGCGCGTTATCTAGGTGAAAAAAGACCGCTTCGCTTTGTTGATAGCAAGAAAGGTTTTTTTAGAAAGCTGTTTGGAGGTAAATAA
- a CDS encoding ribose-phosphate pyrophosphokinase produces MSYESLMVFTGTAHPKLARDVVKYLNINLGRANVGRFSDGEVMVEILENVRGNDVFVLQSTCAPTNDSLMEILVIVDALKRASASRVTAAIPYFGYARQDRRTRSARVPITAKVVANMLTSVGVDRVLTMDLHSDQIQGFFDIPVDNIYGTPTLLGDIWKHDYENLIVVSPDVGGVVRARHMAKRLECDLAIIDKRRPKPNESKVMNIIGDVAGRTCVIVDDMVDTANTLCEAASALKQEGASSVIAYSTHAVLSGKAVERVQNSDLDKLIVTDTIPLREDARKCDRIEQLSVASLLGESMLRVSNESSLSSLFIE; encoded by the coding sequence ATGTCCTATGAAAGCCTGATGGTTTTTACCGGAACGGCTCATCCCAAGCTGGCGCGCGATGTAGTTAAATATTTGAATATCAATTTGGGGCGAGCGAATGTCGGTCGTTTCAGTGATGGTGAAGTGATGGTTGAGATACTTGAAAATGTCAGAGGCAATGATGTTTTTGTGCTGCAATCCACCTGTGCTCCGACTAACGACAGTTTGATGGAAATTCTGGTGATTGTAGATGCTCTGAAGCGTGCATCTGCTAGCCGTGTGACGGCGGCTATTCCTTATTTTGGCTATGCCCGTCAGGATAGACGAACTCGCTCGGCACGCGTTCCCATTACAGCTAAGGTAGTAGCAAATATGCTCACCAGTGTCGGGGTAGATAGGGTACTAACTATGGATTTGCACTCTGATCAAATCCAGGGTTTTTTTGACATTCCAGTAGATAATATTTATGGCACCCCTACTTTATTGGGGGATATCTGGAAGCATGATTACGAAAACCTAATTGTGGTGTCACCTGATGTGGGAGGAGTCGTACGAGCACGTCATATGGCTAAGCGGTTGGAATGTGATTTAGCTATTATTGACAAACGCCGTCCCAAACCAAATGAATCCAAGGTCATGAATATTATTGGTGACGTAGCCGGGCGCACCTGTGTCATTGTGGATGATATGGTCGATACAGCTAATACATTATGTGAAGCCGCTTCAGCTCTTAAACAGGAAGGGGCTTCCAGTGTTATTGCCTATTCAACACATGCAGTTTTATCTGGCAAGGCAGTAGAGCGTGTGCAAAACTCTGATTTGGATAAATTGATCGTAACAGATACGATTCCTTTGAGGGAAGATGCCCGAAAATGTGATCGGATAGAACAATTAAGTGTGGCGAGCTTGCTAGGTGAATCCATGCTCAGAGTCAGTAATGAAAGTTCGTTAAGTTCGTTGTTTATAGAATAA
- a CDS encoding Trk system potassium uptake protein TrkA, whose amino-acid sequence MKIVILGAGQVGSTVAESLVSESNDITIVDQSRSNLIPLQERLDLRTVVGYASHPDVMTEAGMEDADMLLALTGSDETNLVACKLAASLFNTPTRIARIRTVDYLDHPDIFSKENFCVDFAICPERILTNYIEKLIEFPGALQVLDFASGKVSLVAVKAVRGGSLVGRQLADLRHHVPDLETRVAAVFRHNHPIIPEGSTVIAEGDEVFFVASSYDIRAVMRELRRMDKSVKRVMIAGGGRIGQRLAEVLQSTYQVRIVEHDIKVCESLTQNLHKVLVLHGDATDEELLESENISEMDIFCALTDNEENNIMAALMAKRKGARKVIALINRSIYVDLMQGSGIDIAISPAQVTIGSLLTYVRQGDVAAVHSLRRGAAEALELVAHGDSHSSRIVGRKVGDIKLPRGATIGAIVRGLPPGDIYHQNITEDEEKDFLERRDQATVIIAHSDTIIEQNDHVILFVINKKMVQQVEKLFQVKVSFL is encoded by the coding sequence GTGAAAATAGTTATTTTAGGTGCGGGCCAAGTTGGCTCAACCGTTGCTGAAAGTCTGGTAAGTGAATCAAACGACATCACCATTGTTGACCAATCACGCAGTAATCTCATTCCGTTACAGGAACGCCTGGATTTACGCACAGTAGTCGGTTACGCCTCTCATCCTGATGTCATGACCGAAGCCGGCATGGAAGATGCTGACATGTTGCTGGCGCTGACTGGCAGTGATGAAACTAACCTGGTTGCTTGTAAGCTGGCGGCCAGTCTGTTTAACACCCCTACTCGCATCGCCCGTATTCGTACCGTAGATTATCTGGATCATCCAGATATATTCTCCAAAGAAAATTTTTGTGTCGATTTCGCAATTTGTCCAGAACGTATTCTGACTAACTATATTGAGAAACTGATCGAATTTCCTGGCGCGTTGCAGGTACTGGATTTCGCATCAGGCAAAGTCAGCTTAGTTGCAGTTAAAGCAGTTCGTGGAGGTTCGTTGGTGGGCCGCCAGCTAGCAGATTTACGCCATCATGTACCCGATCTGGAAACACGCGTTGCAGCAGTTTTTCGCCATAATCATCCTATTATTCCTGAAGGCTCTACTGTTATTGCAGAAGGCGACGAAGTGTTCTTTGTCGCCTCTTCCTACGATATTCGAGCAGTGATGCGTGAACTGCGGCGCATGGATAAATCTGTTAAACGCGTCATGATTGCCGGTGGTGGCAGAATCGGCCAACGGTTAGCTGAAGTATTACAAAGCACTTACCAGGTACGAATCGTCGAACATGACATCAAGGTATGCGAATCCCTTACGCAAAATTTGCATAAGGTCTTAGTTTTGCATGGTGATGCCACAGATGAAGAATTGCTGGAAAGTGAGAATATTAGCGAAATGGATATATTCTGCGCACTCACCGATAACGAAGAAAACAACATCATGGCCGCGCTCATGGCCAAACGCAAAGGAGCACGCAAAGTCATCGCACTCATTAATCGCAGTATCTATGTGGATTTAATGCAAGGTAGTGGCATTGACATTGCCATTTCACCAGCACAAGTCACCATTGGGTCGCTTCTTACCTATGTGCGGCAAGGAGATGTCGCAGCTGTACACAGTCTGCGCCGTGGTGCTGCCGAAGCGTTAGAACTGGTTGCGCACGGCGATTCCCACTCTTCCCGCATTGTCGGGCGTAAAGTTGGCGATATCAAATTACCCAGAGGAGCAACAATTGGCGCTATTGTGCGTGGATTACCTCCTGGTGATATTTACCACCAAAATATTACTGAGGATGAAGAGAAAGATTTTCTTGAACGACGTGATCAAGCCACCGTCATCATTGCTCATAGTGATACTATCATTGAGCAAAATGATCATGTCATTTTATTTGTCATCAACAAGAAAATGGTACAGCAGGTTGAAAAACTGTTTCAGGTCAAAGTCAGTTTTCTGTAA
- a CDS encoding outer-membrane lipoprotein LolB, translating into MAYKHWVLGVLLILVGCVSPEPQRAEVTTVVIQPSLEQINLADKPFALVGRLVVNAKQQKFSGGIRWQHTQQNDEIYLFSSLGQVIAEILRDQTGVSLTTSEPTTYHAQKAEYLTDQVLGWELPLAGLQFWVRGEHYPGTIAEKDLDTNNRTVAIRQDGWSVSYRSYHAAHQPKLLEFSYNDVKMKLIVDQWGKAE; encoded by the coding sequence ATGGCGTATAAACACTGGGTTTTGGGTGTTTTGCTCATATTGGTTGGCTGTGTCAGTCCGGAGCCTCAGCGTGCTGAAGTTACAACGGTTGTTATTCAACCCTCGTTAGAGCAAATTAATCTGGCCGATAAGCCTTTTGCACTGGTTGGCAGATTGGTGGTTAATGCTAAACAACAGAAATTTTCTGGTGGAATACGATGGCAGCATACCCAGCAGAATGACGAGATTTATTTATTTTCTTCACTTGGACAAGTTATTGCAGAAATATTGCGAGATCAGACAGGTGTCAGCTTAACCACCTCCGAACCGACTACTTACCATGCACAAAAGGCAGAATATCTTACCGATCAGGTATTAGGCTGGGAATTACCTTTGGCAGGCTTGCAGTTCTGGGTGCGTGGTGAGCATTACCCTGGCACAATTGCAGAAAAAGATCTGGATACGAACAATCGTACCGTGGCCATCCGTCAAGATGGGTGGAGTGTTTCTTATCGAAGTTACCACGCTGCACACCAGCCAAAACTGCTGGAATTTAGTTACAACGATGTGAAGATGAAGTTAATTGTTGATCAATGGGGAAAAGCTGAATAG
- a CDS encoding septum site-determining protein MinC, with translation MVGMNPPSVLDFRSSTSFALALVIYSDDMEAISHRLQEKIASAPGFFNGSPIQLDLSELNAKGEAIDVVALIALLRGLNLFPIGIRGADAAQEKHALELAVPIDSGSSHGDIVFPKVETEKKVITGTQAIASETNHTPAMMITQPVRSGQRIYATSDLVILAQVSAGAEIMAEGNIHVYNTLRGRALAGVQGNTEARLFCLDLQAELVSVAGIYKTSEDLKETFSKKPIQVYLQEQALIIEELS, from the coding sequence ATGGTTGGCATGAATCCACCTTCTGTCTTGGATTTCAGAAGCAGCACTTCTTTTGCTCTAGCTTTGGTTATCTATAGCGATGACATGGAGGCAATCAGTCATCGTTTACAAGAAAAAATTGCCAGCGCTCCTGGTTTTTTCAATGGCTCGCCAATACAGCTTGATTTAAGCGAATTGAATGCAAAGGGAGAGGCTATTGATGTGGTGGCATTAATAGCACTACTGCGCGGATTGAATTTGTTTCCGATTGGGATAAGAGGCGCAGATGCAGCGCAGGAAAAACACGCGCTGGAACTGGCAGTACCGATCGATAGTGGTAGTAGCCATGGCGATATCGTTTTTCCGAAGGTAGAAACAGAAAAGAAAGTCATTACTGGAACGCAAGCCATCGCCAGTGAAACGAATCACACTCCAGCAATGATGATTACTCAGCCAGTACGCTCTGGGCAACGTATCTATGCCACCAGCGATTTGGTCATTCTGGCGCAGGTCAGTGCAGGAGCAGAAATAATGGCTGAAGGTAATATTCATGTCTACAACACCTTGCGAGGGCGTGCGCTTGCAGGAGTGCAGGGAAATACTGAGGCAAGGCTTTTTTGCCTAGATTTGCAAGCGGAGTTGGTTTCAGTGGCGGGTATTTACAAAACAAGTGAGGATTTGAAGGAGACTTTTAGTAAAAAGCCAATACAGGTTTATTTGCAGGAACAAGCATTAATTATCGAAGAATTGAGCTGA
- a CDS encoding 4-diphosphocytidyl-2-C-methyl-D-erythritol, protein MGNMKVFPAPAKLNLFLHVLGRREDGYHLLQTVFRFIDYADQLSFTVTNDGVISHVNQIVGLTEADDLCIRAAKLLREQSGRETSLGVKIHLHKKIPLGGGLGGGSSDAATTLIALNRLWAINWPKERLMKLGLELGADVPIFIYGYNAFAEGVGEKLQKMDLSPAWYIVLTPPVQVHTAAVFASKELTRNTIPIKMANFSMAQGHNDLEPVAMRMQPVIAEWLNWLKKQPDTINVAMSGAGACMFAEFTSESAAQKVFEQLPDGMRGFVTSGLAEHPLLDF, encoded by the coding sequence ATGGGCAACATGAAAGTATTTCCGGCCCCAGCCAAGCTTAATCTATTTTTGCATGTCTTAGGGCGGCGAGAAGATGGCTATCATTTGTTGCAAACTGTTTTTCGTTTTATTGATTATGCAGATCAATTAAGCTTTACTGTAACCAATGACGGTGTGATTAGCCATGTAAACCAGATTGTTGGTTTAACGGAAGCTGACGATTTATGCATTCGTGCTGCGAAATTACTCCGTGAACAATCTGGAAGAGAAACCTCCTTAGGTGTCAAAATTCACCTGCATAAGAAAATTCCGCTGGGAGGGGGATTAGGTGGTGGCAGCTCGGATGCAGCAACAACATTAATTGCTTTAAACCGTTTGTGGGCAATTAATTGGCCCAAAGAACGCCTAATGAAATTAGGACTGGAATTGGGAGCAGATGTACCTATATTCATTTATGGGTACAATGCGTTTGCTGAAGGTGTAGGTGAAAAGTTACAAAAAATGGATCTGTCGCCAGCGTGGTATATTGTGCTTACTCCGCCTGTACAAGTTCATACAGCAGCGGTTTTTGCCAGCAAGGAGTTGACACGCAATACAATTCCCATCAAAATGGCGAACTTTTCTATGGCGCAAGGTCATAACGATCTTGAACCCGTAGCAATGCGCATGCAACCTGTTATTGCAGAGTGGTTAAATTGGCTGAAAAAACAGCCAGATACGATAAATGTTGCCATGAGTGGCGCAGGAGCATGCATGTTCGCAGAATTTACCAGCGAATCTGCTGCGCAGAAAGTATTTGAACAGTTACCTGATGGTATGCGTGGTTTTGTTACATCAGGGCTTGCAGAACATCCTTTATTGGATTTTTAG
- a CDS encoding extracellular serine protease, whose translation MLSALNASAADNAKMDGITAPINNNAYQRHKNNTAIGNTFNATNEYSDLTPQYPFKGLHMPMKMAPNKSSLFIPAETRARYAISDNSSENIRSVIHSADLTKNTQHFITWKKKFGSWKHINNHSYIAHLNHSTQGFFLGTNLSSASDWYLDAIANFNRSSFKTRNLYHSMLDNYYHAGLYSGTQHNRFSLHTGATYTGYRHNNKTGSGNLSPNFGEKIKSSYKAETIRIFGELDYNADIKSVQLRPFVNLAYVNLHTKKQIRENSVTKLAQASSNTDVFFTTLGIHSATTMQLAKASLVVSGTAGWRYAFNNLNPRTTIHFVNEGDPFTVSGIPAARNAAVVETGLSYIPSSNTAMEVTYTGQFNTYLADQTLRANIYMQF comes from the coding sequence ATGCTATCAGCACTCAATGCTTCAGCTGCTGACAATGCCAAAATGGATGGCATTACTGCGCCCATTAATAATAATGCCTATCAACGACATAAAAACAACACCGCAATTGGTAACACTTTTAACGCTACGAACGAATACTCAGATCTGACTCCTCAATATCCTTTCAAAGGATTGCACATGCCCATGAAAATGGCACCAAACAAAAGTAGTCTCTTTATTCCAGCTGAAACTCGTGCTCGCTACGCTATTTCTGACAATTCATCAGAAAATATTCGGTCTGTTATACATTCAGCAGATTTAACCAAAAATACTCAACATTTTATTACCTGGAAAAAGAAATTCGGTTCATGGAAACATATTAACAACCATAGCTATATCGCTCACCTTAATCACTCAACACAAGGGTTTTTTCTGGGTACCAATTTATCTTCTGCCAGTGATTGGTATCTTGACGCCATTGCCAACTTCAACCGATCCAGTTTCAAAACAAGGAATCTCTATCATTCAATGCTTGATAACTATTATCATGCTGGCCTTTATAGCGGAACACAGCATAATCGTTTTTCTCTACACACAGGCGCAACTTACACCGGATACAGACACAATAATAAAACGGGTTCCGGCAACCTATCTCCCAACTTTGGAGAAAAAATAAAAAGTAGCTATAAAGCAGAAACAATACGCATCTTTGGAGAACTTGATTACAACGCCGATATAAAAAGCGTTCAACTCAGGCCGTTTGTCAATCTTGCATACGTTAATCTGCATACAAAAAAACAAATCAGGGAAAACAGCGTTACCAAACTAGCGCAAGCTTCATCAAATACAGATGTTTTCTTCACGACTCTCGGGATACACAGTGCAACCACTATGCAACTTGCAAAGGCTAGTTTGGTTGTGAGCGGCACAGCCGGTTGGCGCTACGCTTTCAACAATCTCAATCCACGCACCACAATACACTTTGTCAATGAAGGGGACCCTTTTACGGTTAGTGGTATTCCAGCCGCACGTAATGCCGCAGTGGTTGAAACCGGGTTGAGCTATATCCCCTCTTCTAATACTGCAATGGAAGTTACTTATACGGGCCAATTCAACACCTATCTTGCTGACCAAACACTTAGAGCAAATATCTATATGCAATTTTAG